The following coding sequences lie in one Deinococcus roseus genomic window:
- a CDS encoding carbohydrate ABC transporter permease: MTTARAMQVQKRRQGRRGDALFALLLVLPGFLWFSIFNIYPAVYAFWISFHKWAILGESEWVGLQNYLRIFSDPIILIALRNTAVYALATIIGQIAIGFVLAVLVNQKLPFMKFFRLVYYFPVISSWVVVSLIFIFLFNSEGLVNFILVDFLHIMAEPKAWLTDPATALVAICILGIWKGAGWVMVIYHAAMQGISSSVTEAAEVDGASPWQVSWFIVFPMLKPTTLFITIMLTIGAFQSFIQFYIMTGGGPNNQTEVFLSYMFTQAFKYLDFGYGSAIAFSLAVLVVSISLIQQRFFKEGA; the protein is encoded by the coding sequence ATGACGACCGCCCGAGCAATGCAGGTCCAGAAAAGAAGACAGGGCCGGAGGGGAGATGCACTTTTTGCCCTCTTGCTGGTGCTCCCCGGCTTTTTGTGGTTTTCGATCTTCAACATTTACCCTGCCGTGTACGCGTTCTGGATTTCCTTTCACAAGTGGGCCATCCTGGGGGAATCCGAGTGGGTGGGGTTGCAGAATTACCTCCGCATTTTTTCGGACCCCATCATCCTGATTGCGCTGCGCAACACGGCGGTTTACGCCCTGGCCACCATCATCGGGCAGATTGCCATTGGCTTTGTGCTGGCGGTGCTGGTGAACCAGAAGCTGCCTTTCATGAAGTTTTTCCGGCTGGTGTACTACTTCCCGGTGATTTCCTCCTGGGTGGTGGTGAGCCTGATCTTCATTTTCCTGTTCAACAGCGAAGGGCTGGTCAATTTCATCCTGGTGGATTTCTTGCACATCATGGCTGAACCGAAAGCCTGGCTGACCGACCCGGCCACAGCCCTGGTTGCCATCTGCATTCTGGGCATCTGGAAAGGTGCAGGCTGGGTGATGGTGATTTACCACGCCGCCATGCAGGGCATTTCCAGCAGCGTCACCGAGGCCGCAGAGGTGGACGGTGCAAGTCCCTGGCAGGTCAGCTGGTTTATTGTTTTCCCGATGCTGAAACCCACCACGCTGTTCATCACCATCATGCTGACCATCGGGGCGTTTCAGAGCTTCATCCAGTTCTACATCATGACCGGAGGCGGCCCCAACAACCAGACCGAGGTGTTCCTGTCTTACATGTTCACCCAGGCGTTCAAGTACCTGGACTTCGGGTATGGTTCGGCCATTGCGTTCAGTCTGGCGGTGCTGGTGGTTTCCATCAGCCTGATCCAGCAGCGGTTCTTCAAGGAAGGTGCCTGA
- a CDS encoding extracellular solute-binding protein translates to MNAPVRTLILGSLLLAGVASAKTTVTFWHTYNTDSTENKILTSKIIPDFEKKNPDIDVVAQQIPYTEFRQKMLTSVAGETGPDLARIDIIWTPEFAQLGALEKVDDMPGFKGLKSQVFPGPLSTNVYDGGYYGVPLDTNTQVLIWNPEMLKAAGISKPPTTMAQFKTTLEKLQKKDGNKITQYGFAVPGPYNWFLLPWIWSNGGEITDPKVTKATGYLNSPKTVAAVQTLVDWYKAGLISPSIAGSGLGSWEGMGAGKYAGSQDGPWAFPSLQAQYPKLSVTHSPFPSGAGGSVSVVGGENIVLFKSSKNKAAAWKFLRYLLSKDAQITMATTGQIPVLKSLVNDPYIKGHPYYGVYLKQLSKAKARPPHPAYTKMEDLIQGQFQEIFSGKKTVQAALDEAAQKVDAVLK, encoded by the coding sequence ATGAATGCACCTGTACGCACCCTGATCCTCGGCTCTCTCCTCCTTGCTGGCGTGGCCTCCGCCAAGACCACCGTGACCTTCTGGCACACCTACAACACCGACAGCACAGAGAACAAGATCCTCACCAGCAAAATCATTCCCGACTTTGAGAAGAAAAACCCCGACATTGATGTGGTGGCCCAGCAAATCCCCTACACCGAATTCCGCCAGAAAATGCTGACCAGTGTGGCAGGGGAGACCGGCCCTGATCTGGCCCGCATTGACATCATCTGGACCCCTGAATTTGCGCAACTCGGGGCACTGGAAAAAGTGGACGACATGCCCGGCTTCAAGGGCCTGAAGTCGCAGGTGTTCCCCGGACCGCTGTCCACCAACGTTTACGACGGCGGGTATTACGGGGTGCCCCTCGACACCAACACCCAGGTCCTGATCTGGAACCCAGAGATGCTCAAGGCTGCCGGAATCAGCAAGCCCCCCACCACCATGGCGCAGTTCAAGACCACCCTGGAGAAACTGCAGAAGAAAGACGGCAACAAAATCACCCAGTACGGCTTTGCTGTCCCTGGCCCCTACAACTGGTTCCTGCTGCCCTGGATCTGGAGCAACGGCGGCGAGATCACCGATCCCAAAGTCACAAAGGCCACCGGGTACCTCAACAGCCCCAAAACCGTGGCTGCCGTGCAGACCCTGGTGGATTGGTACAAAGCGGGCCTGATTTCCCCTTCCATTGCCGGGTCCGGTCTGGGGTCCTGGGAAGGCATGGGGGCAGGCAAATACGCGGGCAGTCAGGATGGCCCCTGGGCTTTCCCCAGTCTGCAGGCCCAGTACCCCAAACTCAGTGTCACGCACAGCCCCTTCCCCAGTGGTGCAGGTGGCAGTGTCAGCGTGGTGGGTGGCGAGAACATTGTGCTGTTCAAGAGCAGCAAAAACAAAGCTGCCGCCTGGAAATTCCTGCGGTATCTGCTCTCCAAGGACGCCCAGATCACCATGGCCACCACCGGACAGATTCCCGTCCTGAAATCCCTGGTCAACGACCCTTACATCAAAGGCCACCCTTACTACGGGGTCTACCTGAAGCAACTCAGCAAGGCCAAAGCCCGCCCACCCCACCCTGCCTACACCAAGATGGAAGACCTGATCCAGGGCCAGTTCCAGGAGATCTTCTCTGGCAAGAAAACCGTGCAGGCCGCGCTGGATGAAGCCGCCCAGAAAGTGGACGCTGTCCTCAAGTGA